Proteins from a single region of Azospira inquinata:
- the ureC gene encoding urease subunit alpha has product MSVKIGRQAYGEMFGPTTGDRVRLADTALVVEVEKDYTTYGEEVKFGGGKVIRDGMGQGQKLAAEVADTVITNALVVDAVSGIIKADIGIKDGRISGIGKAGNPDIQPGVTIPIGAGTEIIAGEGMILTAGGIDSHIHFISPQQIDEALYSGITTMIGGGTGPATGTYATTCTPGPWHLARMLEAAEAFPMNLGFLGKGNASQLEPLREQVRAGAMGLKLHEDWGTTPAAIDHCLAVAEEMDVQVAIHTDTLNESGFVESTLNAFKGRTIHTFHTEGAGGGHAPDIIRAAGMANVLPSSTNPTMPYTVNTIDEHLDMLMVCHHLDPAIAEDIAFAESRIRRETIAAEDILHDLGAFSMMSSDSQAMGRVGEVIMRTWQTAHKMKQQRGWLAPTEPSRNGTEAQNKDRNDNFRVKRFIAKYTINPALTHGIGHVVGSVETGKLADLVLWQPAFFGVKPALILKSGAIAAAAMGDPNASIPTPQPVHYRPMFASFGKALKTSVTFVSQAALENPAIAALGLEKPLIAVKGTRRLQKSDMVLNGATPKIDVDPETYAVRANGQLLVCEPAAELPLAQRYFLF; this is encoded by the coding sequence ATGAGCGTAAAAATCGGGCGTCAGGCCTACGGGGAAATGTTTGGCCCCACCACGGGGGATCGGGTCCGGCTGGCGGACACGGCCCTGGTGGTGGAGGTGGAAAAGGACTACACCACCTACGGCGAAGAAGTGAAATTCGGCGGTGGCAAGGTGATCCGGGACGGCATGGGCCAGGGCCAGAAACTGGCGGCGGAAGTGGCGGATACGGTGATCACCAACGCCCTGGTGGTGGATGCGGTGAGCGGCATCATCAAGGCTGACATCGGCATCAAGGATGGCCGTATCAGCGGCATCGGCAAGGCAGGCAATCCGGACATCCAGCCCGGAGTCACCATCCCCATCGGGGCCGGGACAGAAATTATCGCCGGGGAAGGCATGATCCTCACCGCCGGGGGCATCGACAGCCACATCCACTTCATCAGCCCCCAGCAGATCGACGAAGCCCTCTATTCGGGCATCACCACCATGATCGGCGGCGGCACGGGCCCGGCCACGGGCACCTACGCCACTACCTGCACCCCCGGGCCCTGGCATCTGGCCCGCATGCTGGAAGCGGCGGAAGCCTTCCCCATGAACCTGGGCTTTCTCGGCAAGGGCAACGCCAGTCAGCTGGAACCTTTGCGGGAACAGGTCCGGGCGGGGGCCATGGGCCTCAAGCTCCACGAGGACTGGGGCACCACCCCGGCGGCCATCGACCACTGCCTGGCGGTAGCGGAGGAAATGGATGTCCAGGTGGCCATCCACACGGACACCCTGAATGAATCCGGCTTTGTGGAAAGCACCCTGAATGCTTTCAAGGGCCGCACCATCCACACCTTCCACACGGAAGGGGCCGGGGGCGGCCACGCGCCGGACATTATCCGGGCCGCGGGCATGGCCAATGTGCTGCCCAGCTCCACCAATCCCACCATGCCCTACACGGTGAATACCATTGACGAGCATCTGGACATGCTCATGGTTTGTCACCACCTGGACCCGGCCATCGCGGAGGACATCGCCTTTGCCGAATCCCGCATCCGCCGGGAAACCATTGCCGCCGAGGACATTCTTCACGACCTGGGGGCCTTTTCCATGATGAGTTCCGACTCCCAGGCCATGGGCCGGGTGGGGGAAGTGATCATGCGCACCTGGCAAACCGCCCACAAAATGAAGCAGCAACGGGGCTGGCTGGCCCCCACCGAGCCCTCCCGGAACGGCACCGAGGCCCAGAACAAGGACCGGAACGACAATTTCCGGGTCAAGCGCTTCATCGCCAAATACACCATTAACCCGGCTTTGACCCACGGCATTGGCCATGTGGTGGGCTCGGTGGAAACGGGCAAGCTGGCGGATCTGGTGCTCTGGCAGCCCGCCTTCTTCGGCGTTAAACCCGCTCTTATCCTGAAGAGCGGAGCCATTGCGGCGGCCGCCATGGGAGACCCCAACGCCTCCATTCCCACCCCCCAGCCAGTCCATTACCGGCCCATGTTCGCCAGCTTCGGCAAGGCCCTGAAAACCTCCGTCACCTTCGTTTCCCAAGCGGCCCTGGAAAACCCGGCCATCGCCGCCCTGGGCCTGGAAAAACCCCTTATTGCGGTCAAGGGCACCCGCCGCCTGCAAAAGTCGGACATGGTCCTCAACGGCGCCACGCCAAAAATCGACGTGGATCCGGAAACCTATGCGGTGCGGGCCAACGGCCAGCTGCTGGTCTGCGAACCGGCGGCGGAACTGCCCCTGGCCCAGCGATATTTCCTGTTCTAG
- a CDS encoding urease subunit beta, translating to MIPGEMLFEPGEIELNVSRATVELTVANTGDRPIQVGSHYHFYETNEALAFDREKAYGYRLDIAAGTAVRFEPGQSRSVRLVALDGERKVYGFAGKVMGALQ from the coding sequence ATGATTCCAGGTGAAATGTTGTTCGAGCCCGGGGAAATCGAGCTCAACGTCAGCCGTGCCACGGTGGAACTGACCGTGGCCAATACGGGGGACCGGCCCATCCAGGTGGGCTCCCATTACCATTTCTACGAAACCAACGAGGCCCTGGCCTTCGACCGGGAAAAGGCCTACGGCTACCGGCTGGACATCGCCGCCGGCACCGCCGTGCGCTTTGAGCCGGGCCAGAGCCGCAGCGTGCGGCTGGTGGCCCTGGACGGGGAACGGAAGGTTTACGGCTTTGCCGGCAAGGTCATGGGAGCACTGCAATGA
- the ureA gene encoding urease subunit gamma, which produces MELTPREKDKLLIFTAALLAERRKARGLKLNYPEAVAYISAAIMEGARDGKTVAELMAYGTTLLSREEVMDGIAEMIPDIQVEATFPDGTKLVTVHHPIV; this is translated from the coding sequence ATGGAACTGACGCCCCGCGAAAAGGACAAGCTCCTCATTTTTACCGCCGCCCTTCTGGCGGAACGACGCAAGGCCCGGGGCCTGAAGCTCAACTACCCGGAAGCCGTGGCCTACATTTCCGCCGCCATTATGGAAGGGGCCCGGGACGGTAAAACCGTGGCCGAGCTCATGGCCTATGGCACCACCCTGCTGAGCCGGGAGGAGGTCATGGACGGCATTGCGGAAATGATCCCGGACATCCAGGTGGAAGCCACCTTCCCGGACGGTACCAAGCTGGTCACCGTCCATCACCCCATCGTCTAA
- a CDS encoding urease accessory protein UreD: MSLETASAVPAPPPNGNAPGYAPWQAELTLGFRRQGERTVLAERRHFGPLRVQKALYPEGDEVCQVLLLHPPSGVAGGDQLNIRVRVEAGAHAQLTTPGAGKMYRSAGPEAAQHHHFTLDQGACLEWLPQETIVFDGAKVSQSLTVDLAPDARFIGWDLVCLGRSAAGEKFTRGHHHLATRLTRNGRPLWLERGRLAGGAPLLASPVGMAGEAVYGTLMAADESLDQLDREAREALLADLRRHVLEDGADHGLTLLPGLLLARYLGNSTEAGRHWFAALWAGLRPRLLGRDAVPPRIWNT; the protein is encoded by the coding sequence ATGAGCCTGGAGACAGCCTCCGCCGTCCCGGCCCCGCCCCCCAACGGGAATGCCCCAGGCTACGCCCCCTGGCAGGCTGAACTGACCCTGGGCTTTCGCCGCCAGGGGGAGCGTACCGTGCTGGCGGAACGGCGCCATTTCGGCCCCCTGCGGGTGCAGAAAGCCCTCTATCCGGAGGGGGATGAGGTCTGTCAGGTGCTCCTGCTCCACCCCCCTTCCGGGGTGGCGGGGGGAGACCAGCTGAACATCCGAGTGCGAGTGGAAGCGGGCGCCCACGCCCAGCTCACCACCCCGGGGGCGGGCAAAATGTATCGCTCCGCCGGACCCGAGGCCGCCCAGCATCACCATTTCACCCTGGACCAGGGGGCCTGCCTGGAATGGCTGCCCCAGGAAACCATCGTCTTTGACGGCGCCAAGGTGAGCCAATCCCTCACCGTGGATCTGGCCCCGGACGCCCGCTTCATAGGCTGGGACCTGGTGTGTCTGGGACGCAGCGCCGCCGGGGAAAAATTCACCCGGGGCCACCACCATCTGGCCACCCGCCTCACCCGCAACGGCCGCCCCCTCTGGCTGGAACGGGGACGACTGGCGGGGGGCGCTCCCCTCCTGGCCTCCCCCGTGGGCATGGCCGGCGAGGCGGTCTACGGCACCCTCATGGCTGCCGACGAAAGCCTGGACCAGCTCGATCGGGAAGCCCGGGAGGCCCTGCTGGCGGACCTGCGCCGCCATGTCCTCGAGGATGGGGCGGACCATGGTCTGACCCTGCTCCCCGGCCTGCTCCTGGCCCGCTATCTGGGGAATTCCACGGAAGCGGGGCGCCACTGGTTCGCCGCCCTGTGGGCCGGTCTGCGCCCCCGGCTCCTGGGCCGGGACGCTGTGCCGCCCCGGATCTGGAACACCTGA
- the queF gene encoding NADPH-dependent 7-cyano-7-deazaguanine reductase QueF (Catalyzes the NADPH-dependent reduction of 7-cyano-7-deazaguanine (preQ0) to 7-aminomethyl-7-deazaguanine (preQ1) in queuosine biosynthesis): MNPLTDPSPLSPLGKATEYRCHYAPELLFPIPREIKRREIGIDPAALPFVGEDLWNAYEISWLDPRGKPLVALGCFHIPAASPRLIESKSLKLYLNSFNQTPFEALEKVRETLVRDLSAAAGALVTVELTALADRPLPTLGYPEGELLDRLEVDCQEYHPAPHLLQADPARVVEETLYSHLLKSNCLVTGQPDWGMVVIRYRGPALDRAGLLRYIVSFRNHNEFHEQCVERIYTDLMARCHPDALAVHARYTRRGGLDINPFRSSGHFPAPGNVREVRQ; the protein is encoded by the coding sequence ATGAACCCACTCACCGATCCCAGCCCCCTGTCTCCCCTGGGCAAAGCCACCGAATACCGTTGCCACTACGCCCCGGAGCTCCTGTTTCCCATTCCCAGGGAAATCAAGCGCCGGGAAATCGGCATTGATCCGGCGGCCCTGCCCTTCGTGGGGGAAGACCTCTGGAACGCCTACGAAATTTCCTGGCTCGATCCCCGGGGCAAGCCCCTGGTGGCCCTGGGCTGTTTTCACATTCCGGCGGCCAGCCCCCGGCTGATCGAATCCAAGTCCTTAAAGCTCTACCTCAATTCCTTCAACCAGACCCCTTTTGAAGCCCTGGAGAAGGTCAGGGAAACCCTGGTACGGGACCTGTCCGCCGCAGCGGGCGCCCTGGTGACCGTGGAACTCACCGCCCTGGCTGACCGCCCCCTCCCCACCCTGGGCTATCCGGAAGGGGAGCTGCTGGACCGGCTGGAGGTGGACTGCCAGGAGTATCATCCCGCGCCCCACCTGCTCCAGGCCGACCCGGCTCGGGTGGTGGAGGAAACCCTCTATTCCCACCTGCTCAAGTCCAATTGTCTGGTGACCGGCCAGCCCGACTGGGGCATGGTGGTCATCCGCTACCGGGGACCGGCCCTGGACCGGGCCGGACTGCTGCGCTACATCGTTTCCTTCCGCAATCACAACGAATTCCACGAGCAGTGTGTGGAACGCATCTACACGGACCTCATGGCCCGCTGCCACCCGGACGCCCTGGCCGTCCACGCCCGCTATACCCGCCGGGGCGGCCTGGACATCAATCCCTTCCGCAGCAGCGGCCACTTCCCGGCCCCGGGGAATGTGCGGGAAGTGCGTCAATGA
- the guaD gene encoding guanine deaminase, translating to MTFPSAAPSPAPLLVRGSLLYFLADPGPDDQAEAYRWHEDGGLWIENGRIRLADGWDKVLAAMPVADRDRARRLDYRGRLILPGLVDAHLHYPQAGVIASFGRQLLDWLNDYTFPAEAQFADPEVAERGAEFVLDRLLAHGTTTASVFATVHPGSVDAFFQAAARRRLRMLCGKVMMDRNCPDYLQDTAADSERDCRDLIERWHGRDRLGYTLTPRFAPTSTPEQLAVAGALFAAYPDLHLQTHLSENKAEIAWVRELFPDRTSYLDAYDHYGLLGPRSIYAHAIHLDATDRQRLGESGSAVAFCPTSNLFLGSGFFDLDAVSNAGVRVGLATDVGGGTSYSLIRTLGEAYKVAQFKGTALSALRGWYLATLGGARALYLEDKIGSFQPGREGDFVVLDWAPTPELAFRQEQAKTLEERLFALMILGDERCVVATHVLGEAAYRR from the coding sequence ATGACCTTTCCCTCCGCCGCCCCTTCCCCCGCCCCCCTGCTGGTACGTGGCAGCCTGCTCTATTTCCTCGCCGACCCGGGTCCGGATGACCAGGCCGAGGCCTATCGCTGGCATGAGGACGGGGGCCTGTGGATTGAGAATGGCCGTATCCGCCTGGCCGACGGCTGGGACAAGGTCCTGGCCGCCATGCCCGTGGCGGACCGGGACCGGGCCCGGCGCCTGGATTACCGGGGACGGCTGATTCTGCCAGGGCTGGTGGATGCCCACCTCCATTATCCCCAGGCCGGCGTCATCGCCTCCTTTGGTCGCCAGCTGCTGGATTGGCTCAACGACTACACCTTCCCGGCGGAGGCCCAGTTTGCCGACCCGGAGGTGGCGGAACGGGGCGCCGAATTTGTGCTGGACCGGCTCCTGGCCCACGGCACCACCACCGCCTCCGTTTTTGCCACGGTCCATCCCGGCTCCGTCGACGCCTTTTTCCAGGCCGCCGCCCGGCGCCGCCTGCGTATGCTCTGCGGCAAAGTGATGATGGACCGGAACTGCCCGGACTATCTCCAGGACACGGCGGCCGATTCGGAACGGGACTGCCGGGACCTGATCGAGCGCTGGCACGGTCGGGACCGGCTGGGCTACACCCTCACCCCCCGTTTCGCCCCCACTTCCACCCCGGAACAGCTGGCCGTGGCCGGCGCCCTGTTTGCCGCCTATCCGGACCTTCACCTGCAAACCCACCTCTCGGAAAACAAGGCGGAAATCGCCTGGGTCCGGGAGCTGTTCCCGGACCGAACCAGCTATCTGGACGCCTACGACCACTATGGTCTCCTGGGCCCCCGCAGTATCTACGCCCACGCCATCCACCTGGATGCCACGGACCGGCAACGGCTGGGGGAAAGCGGCAGCGCCGTGGCCTTCTGCCCCACCTCCAACCTGTTCCTGGGCAGCGGCTTTTTCGACCTGGACGCGGTGTCTAACGCGGGAGTGCGGGTGGGCCTGGCCACGGACGTGGGGGGCGGCACCAGCTACAGCCTGATCCGCACCCTGGGGGAAGCCTACAAGGTGGCCCAGTTCAAGGGCACCGCCCTATCCGCCCTCCGGGGCTGGTATCTGGCGACCCTGGGAGGCGCCCGAGCTCTTTATCTGGAAGACAAAATCGGCAGTTTCCAACCCGGCCGGGAAGGGGATTTCGTGGTCCTGGACTGGGCCCCCACCCCGGAACTGGCTTTCCGCCAAGAACAGGCCAAAACCCTGGAAGAACGCCTGTTCGCCCTCATGATTCTGGGGGACGAACGCTGCGTGGTGGCCACCCACGTCCTGGGGGAAGCAGCCTATCGCCGCTGA
- a CDS encoding 8-oxoguanine deaminase, whose protein sequence is MPRTLLLHHAQLLLTMDEERREIPDGAVFIEDNRITQVGPSDQLPDTADEVLDMGGHIVLPGLVNTHHHMYQSLTRALPRAQDAELFDWLQHLYPVWAGLTPDMLRVSTLTAMAELMLSGCTTTSDHLYLYPNGCRLEDSIFAAREIGMRFHACRGSMSVGQSQGGLPPDRLVEDEAAILEDSLRLIQAFHDPAPYAMTRVALAPCSPFSVSRDLMRLSAELARAQGVGLHTHLAENHKDVAYSRERFHMSPAEYAESLGWVGPDVWHAHCVKLDPAGIELFARTGTGVAHCPCSNMRLASGIAPIPQMRAAGVTVGLGVDGSASNDGAHLLGEARQAMLLARVGFGPAAMSAREALEIATLGGARTLNRTDIGALAPGMAADLVAFNLGDVAFAGAQADPVAALVFCTPPRVAASIINGKVQVWDGELLPLERPLLVEEHNRLAAQLLAAA, encoded by the coding sequence ATGCCCCGTACCCTGCTCCTGCACCACGCCCAACTGCTCCTCACCATGGACGAGGAACGCCGGGAAATTCCCGACGGCGCCGTTTTTATCGAAGACAACCGGATTACCCAGGTAGGCCCCAGCGACCAGCTACCCGACACCGCGGACGAGGTGCTGGACATGGGCGGCCACATCGTTCTGCCCGGCCTGGTGAACACCCACCACCACATGTACCAGAGCCTGACCCGGGCCCTGCCCCGGGCCCAGGACGCGGAGCTGTTCGACTGGCTGCAACACCTTTACCCGGTGTGGGCCGGGCTCACCCCGGACATGCTCCGGGTATCCACCCTCACCGCCATGGCCGAGCTCATGCTCTCCGGCTGCACCACCACCTCGGACCACCTTTATCTCTACCCCAACGGCTGCCGCCTGGAGGATTCTATTTTCGCCGCCCGGGAAATCGGTATGCGTTTCCACGCCTGCCGGGGCAGCATGAGCGTGGGCCAAAGCCAGGGCGGACTGCCCCCGGACCGGCTGGTGGAGGATGAGGCCGCCATCCTGGAAGACAGCCTGCGCCTCATCCAGGCCTTCCACGACCCGGCCCCCTACGCCATGACCCGGGTAGCCCTGGCCCCCTGCTCCCCCTTTTCCGTGAGCCGGGATTTGATGCGCCTCTCCGCCGAACTGGCCCGAGCCCAGGGGGTGGGGCTCCACACCCACCTAGCGGAAAACCACAAGGACGTGGCCTACAGCCGGGAGCGCTTTCACATGAGCCCGGCGGAATACGCCGAATCCCTGGGCTGGGTGGGGCCGGACGTGTGGCATGCCCACTGCGTCAAGCTGGACCCGGCGGGCATCGAGCTTTTCGCCCGTACCGGCACCGGGGTGGCCCATTGCCCCTGCTCCAACATGCGGCTGGCTTCCGGCATCGCCCCCATCCCCCAAATGCGGGCCGCCGGGGTAACCGTGGGCCTGGGGGTGGACGGCTCCGCCTCCAACGACGGCGCCCATCTCCTGGGGGAAGCCCGGCAGGCCATGCTCCTGGCCCGGGTAGGCTTCGGCCCGGCGGCCATGAGCGCCCGGGAAGCCCTGGAAATCGCCACCCTGGGCGGCGCCCGCACCCTGAACCGGACGGACATCGGCGCCCTGGCTCCGGGTATGGCCGCCGATCTGGTGGCTTTCAACCTGGGGGACGTGGCCTTTGCCGGCGCCCAGGCCGACCCGGTGGCGGCCCTGGTGTTCTGTACCCCGCCCCGGGTGGCCGCCAGTATCATCAACGGCAAGGTGCAGGTCTGGGACGGAGAATTGCTCCCCCTGGAACGGCCCCTGCTGGTGGAAGAACACAACCGGCTCGCCGCCCAGTTGCTGGCGGCGGCCTAA
- a CDS encoding ABC transporter permease, producing the protein MMEHLIPVFAAAFGAAAPLIFAGLGELISERAGVMNLGVEGMMLIGAIAGFAACVGTGQGPWMGLMAGGLAGAGAAFLFGFLTLSLAANQAASGLALTIFGIGLSAFVGQNYVSYSLPGLKAVTIPLLSDIPVLGPILFHQNLVVYLSLASVALVSWVLYRTRVGLILRSVGESPESAHAIGTPVLLVRYLAVMFGGAMAGIAGAYLSTIYTPMWIQNMTAGRGWIAVALVVFAAWKPWRLLLGAYLFGGVTILQFQAQGLGIAVPSELLSALPYLATVVVLVVISRNPRTLQLNHPGSLGKPFIPGQ; encoded by the coding sequence ATGATGGAACATCTCATTCCCGTATTCGCCGCCGCCTTCGGTGCCGCCGCCCCCCTCATTTTCGCCGGCTTGGGAGAACTTATTTCCGAACGGGCCGGGGTCATGAACCTGGGGGTGGAAGGCATGATGCTGATCGGTGCCATCGCCGGTTTCGCCGCCTGCGTGGGCACCGGCCAGGGGCCCTGGATGGGCCTGATGGCGGGAGGCCTGGCTGGGGCCGGGGCCGCCTTCCTGTTCGGCTTTCTGACCCTTTCCCTAGCCGCCAACCAGGCGGCTTCCGGTCTGGCCCTGACCATTTTCGGTATCGGCCTGTCCGCCTTCGTGGGCCAGAATTACGTCAGCTACAGCCTGCCCGGGCTGAAGGCCGTGACCATTCCCCTGCTTTCCGACATTCCGGTGCTGGGGCCCATCCTCTTTCACCAAAACCTGGTGGTCTATCTCTCCCTGGCTTCCGTGGCCCTGGTCTCTTGGGTGCTGTACCGCACCCGGGTCGGCCTGATCCTGCGCTCCGTGGGGGAATCCCCCGAATCCGCCCACGCCATCGGCACCCCGGTGCTCCTGGTGCGCTATCTGGCGGTGATGTTCGGCGGCGCCATGGCCGGTATCGCAGGCGCCTACCTGTCCACCATCTACACCCCCATGTGGATTCAGAACATGACCGCGGGACGGGGCTGGATCGCCGTGGCCCTGGTGGTCTTCGCCGCCTGGAAACCCTGGCGTCTGCTCCTGGGAGCCTACCTCTTCGGGGGCGTCACCATTCTCCAGTTCCAGGCCCAGGGGCTGGGCATTGCCGTGCCCTCCGAACTCCTCTCCGCCCTGCCCTATCTGGCCACGGTGGTGGTGCTGGTGGTGATTTCCCGCAATCCTCGCACCCTGCAACTGAATCACCCGGGCTCCCTGGGTAAGCCCTTCATTCCGGGCCAGTAA
- a CDS encoding ABC transporter permease has translation MMLHLLEPRAESSRTMRLLAPVLAIVLTLLTGSLLFLALGRSPLESFKVFFIQPLSSANGWSELLVKASPLILIAQGLAIGFRARIYNIGAEGQLIAGAICGGGIAIFLDGTPNPTLQHLTLPLMLLAGALGGALWGGIPALLKTRFNADETLTTLMLTYVASFLLTYLIQGPWRDPEGMNFPQSIMFGDAATLPLLFDGMRVNVSIFITLAASLVFWLFTSKSFLSYQLNVGGLAPQASRYAGFSAKSTVWVSLLLSGLTAGLAGVGEIAGPVGQLNLNISPGYGFAAIIVAYIGRLHAAGIILSGLLMALIYLGGEAAQVSLQLPAAITGLFQGMLLFFLLGADVFVDFRLRRLISRGKKPTLPAQPQVVSEQP, from the coding sequence ATGATGCTGCATCTGCTTGAACCCCGCGCCGAGTCCTCCCGGACCATGCGCCTCCTGGCGCCGGTGCTGGCCATTGTCCTAACCCTCCTGACAGGCTCCCTGCTGTTCCTGGCCCTGGGCCGGAGTCCCCTGGAATCCTTCAAGGTCTTTTTCATCCAGCCCCTCTCCAGCGCCAATGGCTGGAGCGAACTGCTGGTCAAGGCCTCCCCCCTGATCCTCATCGCCCAGGGCCTGGCCATCGGCTTCCGGGCCCGCATCTACAACATCGGGGCGGAAGGCCAGCTGATCGCCGGGGCCATCTGTGGCGGCGGTATCGCCATTTTTCTGGACGGCACCCCCAACCCCACCCTGCAACACCTGACCCTGCCCCTCATGCTCCTGGCCGGGGCCTTAGGGGGCGCCCTCTGGGGAGGGATTCCGGCCCTGCTCAAGACCCGCTTCAACGCGGATGAGACCCTCACCACCCTGATGCTCACCTATGTGGCGTCCTTTCTCCTCACCTACCTGATCCAGGGCCCCTGGCGGGACCCGGAGGGCATGAATTTCCCCCAATCCATCATGTTCGGGGATGCGGCCACCCTGCCCCTGCTCTTTGACGGCATGCGGGTCAATGTGTCCATTTTCATTACCCTGGCCGCCTCCCTGGTCTTCTGGCTCTTCACCAGCAAAAGCTTTCTCTCCTACCAGCTCAATGTGGGCGGTCTGGCGCCCCAGGCCTCGCGCTACGCCGGGTTCTCCGCCAAGAGCACGGTATGGGTGAGCCTGCTCCTCTCCGGCCTCACCGCCGGGCTGGCCGGGGTGGGGGAAATCGCCGGACCCGTGGGCCAGCTCAACCTGAACATTTCCCCGGGGTACGGCTTCGCCGCCATTATCGTGGCCTACATCGGCCGCCTCCACGCAGCGGGCATCATCCTCTCCGGTCTGCTCATGGCCCTCATCTACCTGGGCGGGGAAGCGGCTCAGGTGTCCCTGCAACTCCCCGCCGCCATCACCGGCCTGTTCCAGGGCATGTTGCTGTTCTTCCTTCTGGGCGCCGACGTGTTCGTGGATTTCCGCCTGCGCCGCCTCATCAGCCGGGGCAAAAAGCCCACCCTTCCCGCCCAACCTCAAGTGGTATCGGAGCAACCATGA
- a CDS encoding ABC transporter ATP-binding protein — MTPRLELWHITKRYPSVVANQDISLKVMPGEIHAILGENGAGKSTLMKIIYGATHADEGEIVWNARQVNIANPAQARALGIGMVFQHFSLFETLTVAENIALTLGGPHDMKGLGARVKEVSQRYGLPLDPERRIHSLSVGERQRVEIVRCLLQNPQLLILDEPTSVLTPQAVQALFGTLRQLAAEGVSILYISHKLHEIQSLCDRATVLRGGKVTGTADPKQETTGSLARMMIGRELPVCEAPAYTGEQKPVLEVKGLTLASDDPFGTSLHDIHLTVQSGEILGIAGISGNGQGELLAAISGETPVARETVCLEGEAVGHLDAGKRRDKGLCFVPEERLGRGAVPAMTLTENALLTAHRQGLKRYGFVLRAKARDLARRCIERFDVRCGGTESTARSLSGGNLQKFIVGREIMEAPKVLVVSQPTWGVDVGAAAFLRQTLLDLSRTGVGILVVSEELEELFEICDRIAVLAEGRLAPAEPKSATNAEAIGLKMAGLFNDDGNATAAASSALTVPASAQENSHDAASA, encoded by the coding sequence ATGACACCTCGTCTTGAACTATGGCACATCACCAAGCGCTACCCGTCGGTGGTGGCCAACCAGGACATCAGCCTCAAGGTGATGCCTGGGGAAATCCACGCCATCCTGGGTGAAAACGGCGCCGGCAAGAGCACCCTGATGAAAATCATCTACGGCGCCACCCACGCGGACGAAGGGGAAATCGTCTGGAACGCCCGCCAGGTCAATATCGCCAACCCGGCCCAAGCCCGGGCCCTGGGCATTGGCATGGTGTTCCAGCACTTTTCCCTCTTTGAAACCCTCACCGTGGCGGAAAACATCGCCCTCACCCTGGGGGGGCCCCACGACATGAAAGGCCTGGGCGCCCGGGTGAAGGAAGTGTCCCAGCGCTACGGCCTGCCCCTGGACCCGGAACGGCGTATCCACAGCCTGTCCGTGGGGGAACGGCAACGGGTGGAAATCGTCCGCTGCCTGCTTCAGAACCCCCAGCTGCTGATTCTGGATGAACCCACTTCCGTGCTCACCCCCCAGGCCGTCCAGGCCCTCTTCGGCACCCTGCGCCAGCTGGCCGCCGAAGGGGTGAGCATTCTCTACATCAGCCACAAGCTCCACGAAATCCAGAGCCTCTGCGACCGAGCCACCGTACTGCGAGGCGGCAAGGTCACCGGCACGGCGGACCCCAAGCAGGAAACCACGGGCAGCCTGGCCCGCATGATGATCGGCCGGGAGCTGCCGGTGTGCGAGGCACCGGCCTACACGGGCGAACAAAAGCCGGTGCTGGAGGTGAAGGGCCTGACCCTGGCTTCCGACGATCCTTTCGGCACCAGTCTCCACGACATTCACCTCACCGTGCAGAGTGGCGAAATTCTGGGCATCGCCGGGATTTCCGGTAACGGCCAGGGAGAACTGCTGGCGGCCATTTCCGGGGAAACCCCAGTGGCCCGGGAAACGGTGTGTCTGGAAGGGGAAGCAGTGGGCCATCTGGACGCGGGCAAGCGCCGGGACAAGGGCCTCTGCTTTGTGCCGGAAGAGCGCCTGGGCCGGGGCGCCGTGCCCGCCATGACCCTCACGGAAAACGCCCTGCTCACCGCCCACCGCCAGGGCTTGAAGCGCTACGGCTTCGTTTTGCGAGCCAAGGCCCGGGATCTGGCCCGGCGCTGCATCGAGCGTTTCGACGTGCGCTGCGGCGGCACCGAATCCACGGCCCGCAGTCTCTCCGGGGGCAATCTGCAAAAGTTCATCGTTGGCCGGGAAATCATGGAAGCCCCCAAGGTGCTGGTGGTTTCCCAGCCCACCTGGGGGGTCGACGTGGGGGCCGCCGCCTTCCTGCGCCAGACCCTGCTGGACCTGTCCCGCACCGGGGTGGGCATTCTGGTGGTGTCGGAGGAACTGGAAGAGCTCTTTGAAATCTGCGACCGCATCGCCGTACTGGCGGAAGGCCGCCTGGCCCCCGCCGAACCCAAGTCCGCCACCAATGCGGAAGCCATCGGTTTGAAGATGGCCGGTCTCTTCAACGACGACGGCAACGCCACGGCTGCCGCCTCATCCGCCCTGACCGTCCCGGCCAGCGCCCAGGAGAATTCCCATGATGCTGCATCTGCTTGA